Proteins encoded by one window of Streptacidiphilus sp. PB12-B1b:
- the thrB gene encoding homoserine kinase, with translation MPGPAFRAAATRVRTPATSANLGPGYDSFGLALGLYDDVVVRVAESGLHVDIAGEGADSLARDERHLVVRAMRTTFDRLGGQPRGLEVVCANRIPHGRGLGSSSAAICAGIVAARAVTVGGAEQLDDAAVLALASEIEGHPDNVAACLLGGFTIAWTDGDHDAHAVALTPSALVVPVVFVPSTPVLTEVARGLLPATVPHADAAANVGRAALFVEALTRRPELLFPATEDRLHQDYRSPAMPQSAALVAELRAQGVAAVISGAGPTVLALADAATADKVTALAGPDWAAHQLELDHDGVAVLPLAT, from the coding sequence ATGCCCGGCCCCGCCTTCCGCGCCGCCGCCACCCGCGTGCGCACGCCCGCGACCAGCGCCAACCTGGGCCCCGGCTACGACTCCTTCGGGCTGGCGCTGGGCCTGTACGACGACGTCGTGGTCCGGGTGGCCGAGTCCGGCCTGCACGTCGACATCGCCGGTGAGGGCGCCGACAGCCTGGCCCGGGACGAGCGGCACCTGGTGGTCCGCGCCATGCGCACCACCTTCGACCGGCTCGGCGGCCAGCCCCGGGGCCTGGAGGTGGTCTGCGCCAACCGGATTCCGCACGGCCGGGGCCTCGGCTCCTCCTCGGCCGCCATCTGCGCCGGGATCGTCGCCGCCCGGGCGGTCACCGTCGGCGGCGCCGAGCAGCTGGACGACGCGGCGGTCCTGGCCCTGGCGTCCGAGATCGAGGGCCACCCGGACAATGTGGCCGCCTGCCTGCTGGGCGGTTTCACCATCGCCTGGACCGACGGCGACCACGACGCGCACGCGGTGGCGCTCACCCCGTCGGCGCTGGTCGTCCCGGTCGTCTTCGTGCCCTCGACGCCGGTGCTGACCGAGGTCGCCCGGGGCCTGCTGCCCGCGACCGTGCCGCATGCGGACGCCGCGGCCAACGTCGGCCGGGCCGCGCTGTTCGTCGAGGCCCTGACCCGCAGGCCGGAGCTGCTGTTTCCGGCCACCGAGGACCGGCTGCACCAGGACTACCGCTCCCCGGCCATGCCGCAGAGCGCCGCGCTGGTCGCCGAGTTGCGCGCGCAGGGCGTGGCTGCGGTGATCTCCGGCGCCGGGCCGACCGTGCTGGCCCTCGCCGACGCCGCCACCGCCGACAAGGTGACGGCCCTCGCCGGGCCCGACTGGGCCGCCCACCAGCTGGAACTCGACCACGACGGCGTCGCCGTGCTGCCGCTCGCCACCTGA
- the thrC gene encoding threonine synthase: MSTITSQSPGSGQDAARSARTHQWRGLIEEYRDRLPVNPATPVVTLLEGGTPLVPAQLLSERTGCEVYLKVEGANPTGSFKDRGMTMAISRAKEEGAQAVICASTGNTSASAAAYAVRAGMVCAVLVPQGKIALGKMGQALIHGARILQVDGNFDDCLTLARDLSDKYPVALVNSVNPVRIEGQKTAAFEIVDMLGDAPDIHVLPVGNAGNITAYWKGYREYAHPSPATALDGGASPRILPGPASRTPRMWGFQASGSAPIVDGAPVLQPQTIATAIRIGNPASWDFALAARDESGGLIDKVTDRQILSAYRLLAASEGVFVEPASAASVAGLLHAAERGLVDPGQRIVCTVTGNGLKDPDWAVAGAPRPTVVPVDAAAAAEQLDLA, from the coding sequence ATGAGCACCATCACCAGCCAGTCCCCCGGTAGCGGGCAGGACGCCGCCCGGAGCGCCCGCACCCACCAGTGGCGCGGCCTGATCGAGGAGTACCGGGACCGGCTCCCGGTCAACCCGGCCACCCCCGTCGTCACCCTGCTGGAGGGCGGAACGCCGCTGGTCCCGGCCCAGCTGCTCTCCGAGCGCACCGGCTGCGAGGTGTACCTGAAGGTCGAGGGCGCCAACCCGACCGGCTCCTTCAAGGACCGGGGCATGACGATGGCCATCTCCCGGGCCAAGGAGGAGGGCGCGCAGGCGGTCATCTGCGCCTCCACCGGCAACACTTCGGCCTCCGCCGCCGCCTACGCGGTCCGGGCCGGGATGGTCTGCGCGGTGCTGGTGCCGCAGGGCAAGATCGCTCTGGGCAAGATGGGCCAGGCGTTGATCCACGGCGCGCGGATCCTCCAGGTCGACGGCAACTTCGACGACTGCCTGACGCTGGCCCGGGACCTCTCCGACAAGTACCCGGTCGCCCTGGTGAACTCGGTCAACCCGGTCCGGATCGAGGGCCAGAAGACGGCCGCCTTCGAGATCGTCGACATGCTCGGCGACGCGCCCGACATCCACGTCCTGCCGGTCGGCAACGCGGGCAACATCACCGCCTACTGGAAGGGCTACCGCGAGTATGCCCACCCGTCGCCCGCCACCGCCCTCGACGGAGGGGCTTCGCCCCGCATCCTTCCGGGCCCGGCCAGTCGGACCCCGCGGATGTGGGGGTTCCAGGCGTCCGGCTCGGCCCCGATCGTGGACGGCGCGCCGGTGCTGCAGCCGCAGACCATCGCCACCGCGATCCGCATCGGCAACCCGGCCTCCTGGGACTTCGCGCTGGCCGCGCGGGACGAGTCCGGTGGGCTTATCGATAAGGTGACAGACCGTCAAATCCTCTCGGCCTACCGGCTGCTGGCCGCGTCCGAGGGGGTGTTCGTGGAGCCGGCCTCGGCCGCGAGCGTGGCCGGGCTGCTGCACGCCGCCGAGCGCGGGCTGGTCGACCCCGGCCAGCGCATCGTCTGCACGGTGACCGGCAACGGGCTCAAGGACCCGGACTGGGCCGTCGCCGGCGCCCCCCGGCCGACGGTCGTCCCGGTGGACGCCGCCGCCGCCGCCGAACAGCTCGACCTGGCGTAA
- a CDS encoding homoserine dehydrogenase translates to MRTLKVALLGCGVVGTEVARIMTTHAADLEARTGAKLELAGVAVRRAGRTRPGIPDHLLTTDAAELVKRDDIDVVIEVIGGIEPARGLILTAFENGASVVSANKALLAADGAALHAAASRAGVDLYYEAAVAAAIPLVRPLRESLAGDKVNRVLGIVNGTTNFILDKMDSTGAGYSEALEEATALGYAEADPTADVEGFDAAAKAAILAGIGFHTRVTAADVFREGITEVTAADIASAKAMGCVVKLLAICERSADGASVTARVHPAMIPLTHPLASVRGAYNAVFVEADAAGQLMFYGPGAGGAPTASAVLGDLVAVCRNKLAGSTGPGESAYARLTVSPMDDVVTRYHVSLDVADKAGVLAQVATVFAEHGVSIDTVRQTGREGDASLVVVTHRATDAALSATVAALRSLDNVRGVASIMRVEGE, encoded by the coding sequence ATGCGCACACTGAAGGTAGCGCTCCTCGGTTGCGGAGTAGTAGGCACCGAAGTGGCCCGCATCATGACGACGCACGCCGCCGACCTGGAGGCGCGCACCGGCGCCAAGCTGGAGCTGGCCGGGGTGGCCGTGCGCCGCGCGGGCCGCACCCGCCCGGGCATCCCCGACCACCTGCTCACCACCGACGCGGCCGAGCTGGTGAAACGCGACGACATCGACGTCGTGATCGAGGTCATCGGCGGCATCGAGCCGGCCCGCGGGCTGATCCTGACCGCCTTCGAGAACGGCGCCTCGGTCGTCAGCGCCAACAAGGCCCTGCTGGCGGCCGACGGCGCGGCCCTGCACGCCGCCGCCAGCCGGGCCGGGGTGGACCTCTACTACGAGGCGGCCGTGGCCGCCGCGATCCCGCTGGTCCGCCCGCTGCGCGAGTCCCTGGCCGGGGACAAGGTCAACCGGGTGCTCGGGATCGTCAACGGCACCACCAACTTCATCCTCGACAAGATGGACTCCACCGGCGCCGGCTATTCCGAGGCGCTGGAGGAGGCCACCGCCCTCGGCTACGCCGAGGCCGACCCGACCGCCGACGTCGAGGGCTTCGACGCCGCCGCCAAGGCCGCCATCCTCGCCGGGATCGGCTTCCACACCCGGGTGACCGCCGCCGACGTCTTCCGCGAGGGCATCACCGAGGTCACCGCCGCCGACATCGCCAGCGCCAAGGCCATGGGCTGCGTGGTCAAGCTGCTCGCCATCTGCGAGCGCTCGGCCGACGGCGCCTCGGTGACCGCCCGGGTCCACCCGGCGATGATCCCGCTGACCCACCCGCTGGCCTCGGTCCGCGGCGCCTACAATGCGGTCTTCGTCGAGGCCGACGCGGCCGGGCAGCTGATGTTCTACGGCCCCGGCGCGGGCGGCGCGCCCACCGCCAGCGCCGTGCTCGGCGACCTGGTCGCGGTCTGCCGCAACAAGCTGGCCGGTTCCACGGGCCCGGGCGAGTCGGCGTACGCTCGACTCACCGTAAGCCCCATGGACGATGTAGTGACCCGCTACCACGTCAGCCTGGATGTCGCCGACAAGGCGGGCGTCCTGGCCCAGGTCGCCACCGTCTTCGCCGAGCACGGCGTGTCCATCGACACCGTCCGGCAGACGGGACGGGAGGGCGACGCCTCACTCGTCGTAGTCACTCACCGCGCCACTGACGCCGCGCTGTCCGCTACGGTCGCCGCACTGCGCAGCCTGGACAATGTCCGCGGCGTGGCCAGCATCATGCGTGTCGAAGGGGAATGA
- the lysA gene encoding diaminopimelate decarboxylase, with translation MSRSAHPAGPRHGDVMPEGHFTAPPADLNTLDPKVWSRTVSREPSGGVVSVGGIDVLTLAEQFGTPAYILDEQDFRFRCRAWRDAFGPGADVYYAGKAFLSRAVVRWLHEEGLNVDVCSAGELTVALSAGMPADRIALHGNNKSTAELGYAVKSGVGHIVVDSFEELARLSWIAEQQGVRQKVLIRVTVGVEAHTHEFIATAHEDQKFGLSLSGGLAAEAVRRALTLDGLELVGIHSHIGSQIFDTAGFDVAARRVVGLLAEIKAEHGVELPEIDLGGGLGIAYTSDDDPREPAEIAASLTSIVQRECAAAGLTPPRISVEPGRAIVGPTAFTLYEVGTVKPLEGLRTYVSVDGGMSDNIRTALYDAEYSVALVSRRSDAEPMLSRVVGKHCESGDIVVRDAFLPADLAPGDLLAVPATGAYCRSMASNYNHALRPPVVAVSEGEARVIVRRETEEDLLRLDIG, from the coding sequence ATGAGCCGCTCCGCCCACCCTGCCGGCCCGCGCCACGGGGACGTCATGCCGGAGGGGCACTTCACCGCTCCGCCGGCCGACCTGAACACCCTCGACCCCAAGGTCTGGTCGCGCACCGTCTCCCGCGAGCCGTCCGGCGGCGTCGTCAGCGTCGGCGGCATCGACGTGCTGACCCTCGCCGAGCAGTTCGGCACCCCCGCCTACATCCTGGACGAGCAGGACTTCCGCTTCCGCTGCCGGGCCTGGCGGGACGCGTTCGGCCCGGGCGCCGACGTCTACTACGCGGGCAAGGCGTTCCTCTCCCGGGCGGTCGTCCGCTGGCTGCACGAGGAGGGGCTGAACGTCGACGTGTGCAGCGCCGGTGAGCTGACCGTCGCGCTGTCGGCCGGTATGCCCGCCGACCGGATCGCCCTGCACGGCAACAACAAGTCGACGGCCGAGCTGGGGTACGCGGTCAAGTCCGGCGTCGGGCACATCGTGGTCGACTCCTTCGAGGAGCTGGCCCGGCTCTCCTGGATCGCCGAGCAGCAGGGCGTCCGGCAGAAGGTGCTGATCCGGGTCACCGTCGGCGTCGAGGCCCACACCCACGAGTTCATCGCCACCGCGCACGAGGACCAGAAGTTCGGCCTGTCGCTCTCCGGCGGCCTGGCCGCCGAGGCGGTGCGCCGGGCGCTGACCCTGGACGGCCTGGAGCTGGTCGGCATCCACTCGCACATCGGCTCGCAGATCTTCGACACGGCCGGTTTCGACGTCGCCGCCCGCCGCGTGGTCGGGCTGCTCGCCGAGATCAAGGCCGAGCACGGCGTCGAACTGCCCGAGATCGACCTCGGCGGCGGCCTCGGCATCGCCTACACCAGCGACGACGACCCGCGCGAGCCCGCCGAGATCGCCGCCTCGCTGACCTCGATCGTCCAGCGCGAGTGCGCGGCGGCCGGTCTGACTCCGCCTCGCATCTCGGTCGAGCCCGGCCGCGCCATCGTCGGGCCCACCGCGTTCACCCTGTACGAGGTCGGCACGGTGAAGCCGCTGGAGGGGCTGCGCACCTATGTGAGCGTGGACGGCGGCATGTCCGACAACATCCGCACCGCCCTGTACGACGCCGAGTACAGCGTGGCGCTGGTGTCCCGCCGGTCGGATGCCGAGCCGATGCTGTCGCGGGTGGTGGGCAAGCACTGCGAGTCGGGCGACATCGTCGTCCGGGACGCCTTCCTCCCGGCCGACCTGGCCCCGGGCGACCTGCTGGCGGTCCCGGCCACCGGCGCCTACTGCCGCTCCATGGCCAGCAACTACAACCACGCGCTGCGGCCGCCGGTGGTGGCGGTGTCCGAGGGGGAGGCCCGGGTGATCGTCCGCCGGGAGACGGAGGAGGATCTCCTGCGGCTCGATATCGGCTAG
- the argS gene encoding arginine--tRNA ligase, which yields MTPAELSQAVQSAVRAVVEAGDLTVAVPETVTVERPKNRDHGDYATNVALQLAKAAGKPPRQVAELVAARLRELPGVATVDIAGPGFLNVTLDAATQGELARSIVAAGAVYGHNDAFAGQRIDLEFVSANPTGPIHIGGVRWAAVGDSLARILRASGADVTSEYYINDAGVQISKFGGSLLASANKRPVPEDGYVGEYINDIAARIVAENPGILELSEAEQLERFRTEGLRLMVAEIQRSMEEFGVHFDVWFSEKTLHDSGAVDKAIDRLREQGHVFEQDGATWLRTTDFGDDKDRVLVKADGEKTYLAPDAAYYLNKRDRGNDINVYMLGADHHGYVNRLKAVVACAGDDPEHNIEILIGQFVKMLKDGQEVRMSKRAGNIITIDDVVEWIGVDAARYTLSRSSTDSTITLDIDVLTSTSNENPVYYVQYAHTRMAGVARNAADLGIDKGSAEDFKPELLSTEWESDLLGELGQFPAVVAKAGELREPHHVARYLEKLAGKYHRFYVECRILPMGDDEVTDLNRARLWLAEATRTVIANGLALLGVSAPERM from the coding sequence GTGACACCCGCAGAGCTTTCCCAGGCAGTCCAGTCCGCCGTTCGCGCCGTCGTGGAGGCGGGCGACCTCACCGTCGCCGTGCCCGAGACGGTGACCGTCGAGCGACCCAAGAACCGGGACCACGGCGACTACGCCACCAACGTGGCCCTCCAACTGGCGAAGGCGGCCGGCAAGCCGCCGCGACAGGTGGCCGAGCTGGTAGCCGCGCGCCTGCGCGAGCTGCCGGGCGTGGCCACGGTCGACATCGCCGGGCCCGGCTTCCTGAACGTCACGCTGGACGCCGCCACCCAGGGCGAGCTGGCCCGCTCCATCGTCGCCGCCGGCGCCGTCTACGGGCACAACGACGCCTTCGCCGGGCAGCGGATCGACCTGGAGTTCGTCTCGGCCAACCCGACCGGCCCGATCCACATCGGCGGGGTCCGCTGGGCCGCCGTCGGCGACTCGCTCGCCCGGATCCTGCGGGCCTCCGGCGCCGACGTCACCAGCGAGTACTACATCAACGACGCCGGGGTGCAGATCTCCAAGTTCGGCGGCTCGCTGCTGGCGTCCGCCAACAAGCGGCCGGTGCCCGAGGACGGCTACGTCGGCGAGTACATCAACGACATCGCTGCCCGGATCGTCGCGGAGAACCCCGGCATCCTGGAGCTGTCCGAGGCCGAGCAGCTGGAGCGGTTCCGCACCGAGGGCCTGCGGCTGATGGTGGCCGAGATCCAGCGCTCCATGGAGGAGTTCGGCGTCCACTTCGACGTCTGGTTCTCGGAGAAGACGCTGCACGACTCCGGCGCGGTCGACAAGGCGATCGACCGGCTGCGCGAGCAGGGCCACGTCTTCGAGCAGGACGGCGCCACCTGGCTGCGGACCACCGACTTCGGCGACGACAAGGACCGGGTCCTGGTCAAGGCCGACGGCGAGAAGACGTACCTGGCGCCGGACGCCGCCTACTACCTGAACAAGCGCGACCGCGGCAACGACATCAACGTCTACATGCTGGGCGCCGACCACCACGGCTACGTCAACCGGCTGAAGGCCGTGGTGGCCTGCGCGGGTGACGATCCCGAGCACAACATCGAGATCCTCATCGGCCAGTTCGTGAAGATGCTGAAGGACGGCCAGGAAGTCCGCATGTCCAAGCGGGCCGGCAACATCATCACCATCGACGACGTCGTCGAGTGGATCGGCGTGGACGCCGCCCGCTACACCCTGTCGCGGTCGTCCACCGACTCCACCATCACCCTCGACATCGACGTGCTCACCAGCACCTCGAACGAGAACCCGGTGTACTACGTCCAGTACGCGCACACGCGTATGGCCGGGGTCGCCCGCAACGCCGCGGACCTGGGCATCGACAAGGGCTCCGCCGAGGACTTCAAACCGGAGCTCCTCAGCACCGAGTGGGAGTCGGACCTGCTGGGCGAGCTGGGCCAGTTCCCGGCCGTCGTCGCCAAGGCCGGCGAGCTGCGCGAACCCCACCACGTGGCGCGCTACTTGGAGAAGCTGGCGGGCAAGTACCACCGCTTCTACGTCGAGTGCCGCATCCTGCCCATGGGTGACGACGAGGTCACCGACCTGAACCGCGCCCGCCTCTGGCTGGCCGAGGCGACCCGCACGGTCATCGCCAACGGCCTGGCCCTGCTGGGCGTCTCGGCCCCCGAACGCATGTGA
- a CDS encoding PleD family two-component system response regulator: MSGVSGRVLVVDDSEVIRQLIRVNLELEGFEVVTAADGAECLEIVGEVQPDVITLDVVMPRLDGLRTAARLRADPRTRHYPIAIVSACTPADLERGESVGVDGYLAKPFEPMDLIDLVRRLARPSEQRRSAAG; this comes from the coding sequence GTGTCCGGCGTCTCGGGGCGGGTCCTGGTTGTCGATGACAGCGAGGTGATTCGCCAGCTGATCAGGGTCAACCTGGAACTTGAGGGTTTCGAGGTGGTGACCGCCGCCGACGGCGCGGAGTGTCTGGAGATCGTCGGCGAGGTCCAGCCGGACGTGATCACGCTGGACGTCGTGATGCCGAGGCTGGACGGTCTGCGGACCGCCGCGCGGCTGCGGGCCGATCCTCGGACGCGTCACTATCCGATTGCCATCGTCAGCGCCTGCACCCCGGCGGATCTGGAGCGCGGGGAGTCGGTGGGGGTGGACGGCTACCTGGCCAAGCCGTTCGAGCCGATGGACCTGATCGACCTGGTCCGGCGGCTGGCGCGGCCGTCCGAGCAGCGGCGGAGCGCCGCGGGGTGA